One window of Streptomyces sp. FIT100 genomic DNA carries:
- a CDS encoding TetR/AcrR family transcriptional regulator: MAEHPYHHGDLRAALLKGAEHTLREKGASALSLRELARSIGVSHAAPSRHFKDKQALLDALALSGFQRLTLELRQSATDGGTQAVLTALARAYVGFATVNPELLEVMYARKHEPNASEQLTEAVDQLVEAVVRPIADGQAAGDIVPGDTMGIAMVVAATLHGIASFAANGALTPEAVADILDDAVHHLLRGLTPR, translated from the coding sequence ATGGCTGAGCACCCCTACCACCACGGAGACCTGCGCGCCGCCCTGCTGAAGGGCGCGGAGCACACCCTGCGAGAGAAGGGAGCCTCCGCGCTGTCGCTGCGGGAGCTCGCCCGCTCGATCGGCGTGAGCCACGCCGCACCGAGCCGTCACTTCAAGGACAAGCAGGCCCTGCTCGACGCGCTCGCCCTGAGCGGGTTCCAGCGCCTCACCCTGGAGCTGCGGCAGTCCGCCACCGACGGCGGCACACAGGCCGTACTGACCGCGCTGGCCAGGGCGTACGTGGGCTTCGCGACCGTCAATCCGGAGCTGCTGGAGGTGATGTACGCACGCAAGCACGAGCCGAACGCCTCCGAGCAGCTCACGGAGGCCGTGGACCAGCTGGTCGAGGCGGTGGTACGGCCGATCGCCGACGGGCAGGCCGCCGGGGACATCGTCCCCGGGGACACCATGGGCATCGCCATGGTCGTGGCGGCGACCCTCCACGGGATCGCCTCCTTCGCGGCCAACGGCGCCCTCACCCCGGAAGCGGTCGCCGACATCCTCGACGACGCGGTCCACCATCTGCTCCGCGGACTGACCCCACGCTGA
- a CDS encoding xanthine dehydrogenase family protein subunit M produces the protein MDFLRPASWEEALVAKAEHPTAVPIAGGTDIMVEINFDHRRPEYLLDLNRIVELREWEIGEENVRLGASVPYTQIMENLRAELPGLALASHTVASPQIRNRGGVGGNLGTASPAGDAHPALLAAGAEVEVESVRGARFIPIDEFYTGVKRNALAPDELIKTIHIKKADGPQQYSKVGTRNAMVIAVCAFGIALHPETRTVKTGIGSAAPTPVRARAAEEFLNAALEEGGFWDSGRIITPSVAKQFAELASAACNPIDDVRGTAKYRRHAVGIMARRTLGWTWEQYRGTGRTLEGAA, from the coding sequence ATGGACTTCCTTCGCCCCGCCAGCTGGGAGGAGGCGCTCGTCGCCAAGGCCGAGCACCCCACGGCTGTGCCCATCGCGGGTGGCACCGACATCATGGTCGAGATCAACTTCGACCACCGGCGGCCGGAGTACCTCCTGGACCTGAACCGCATCGTCGAGCTGCGCGAGTGGGAGATCGGCGAGGAGAACGTCCGACTGGGCGCCTCCGTCCCGTACACCCAGATCATGGAGAACCTCCGGGCCGAGCTGCCCGGACTCGCCCTCGCCTCGCACACCGTCGCCTCCCCGCAGATCCGCAACCGCGGCGGCGTCGGCGGCAACCTCGGCACCGCGTCCCCCGCCGGCGACGCCCACCCGGCCCTGCTGGCCGCGGGCGCCGAGGTCGAGGTCGAGTCGGTGCGCGGCGCCCGCTTCATCCCGATCGACGAGTTCTACACCGGCGTGAAGCGCAACGCGCTCGCCCCGGACGAGCTGATCAAGACCATCCACATCAAGAAGGCCGACGGGCCCCAGCAGTACTCGAAGGTCGGCACCCGCAACGCGATGGTGATCGCCGTGTGCGCCTTCGGTATCGCCCTGCACCCCGAGACCCGCACCGTGAAGACCGGCATCGGCTCCGCCGCGCCCACACCGGTGCGCGCCAGGGCCGCCGAGGAGTTCCTGAACGCCGCACTGGAGGAAGGCGGCTTCTGGGACAGCGGCAGGATCATCACCCCTTCGGTCGCCAAGCAGTTCGCCGAGCTCGCCTCCGCCGCCTGCAACCCGATCGACGACGTCCGCGGCACCGCCAAGTACCGCCGCCACGCGGTCGGCATCATGGCCCGCCGCACCCTCGGCTGGACCTGGGAGCAGTACCGCGGCACCGGCCGCACGCTGGAAGGAGCTGCCTGA
- a CDS encoding DUF2637 domain-containing protein codes for MMITEISLNWLLAGGVMLAGVVGAVAVLARGRRARDGAAADDSWERSEERRRRKEAIYGTASYLLLFCCAAVAAALSFHGLVGFGQQNLNLSGGWEYLVPFGLDGAAMFCSVLAVREASHGDAALGSRLLVWAFAGAAAWFNWVHAPRGIDHAGAPQFFAGMSLSAAVLFDRALKQTRRAALREQGLVPRPLPQIRVVRWLRAPRETFGAWSLMLLEGVRTLDEAVDEVREDRRQKEQERTRRRDREKRERAHLRALNRQHRAWGRARGGRPVDIAAHTVTGSATPAAATAAQATAVEAGAAAEPGQPAQSSRPSRPSLQAVKTAEGGATGTPVTVDLTAEDETQTLPRLDSLERKLKDLEQQFG; via the coding sequence ATGATGATCACCGAGATATCGCTGAACTGGCTGCTCGCGGGCGGCGTGATGCTTGCGGGAGTCGTCGGGGCGGTGGCGGTGCTCGCGCGCGGCAGGCGCGCCCGTGACGGCGCCGCGGCCGACGACTCCTGGGAGCGCAGCGAGGAACGCCGCCGGCGCAAGGAGGCGATCTACGGCACCGCCTCCTATCTGCTCCTCTTCTGCTGTGCCGCGGTGGCCGCCGCCCTCTCCTTCCACGGCCTGGTCGGCTTCGGGCAGCAGAATCTGAACCTCTCCGGCGGCTGGGAGTACCTGGTCCCCTTCGGCCTCGACGGCGCCGCCATGTTCTGCTCGGTGCTCGCGGTCCGCGAGGCCAGCCACGGTGACGCCGCCCTCGGCTCCCGGCTCCTGGTGTGGGCGTTCGCGGGCGCCGCCGCCTGGTTCAACTGGGTGCACGCGCCGCGCGGCATCGACCACGCGGGCGCCCCGCAGTTCTTCGCGGGCATGTCGCTGTCGGCGGCGGTGCTCTTCGACCGCGCGCTGAAGCAGACCCGCAGGGCCGCACTCCGCGAGCAGGGCCTGGTGCCCCGCCCGCTGCCGCAGATCCGGGTCGTACGGTGGCTGCGGGCGCCCCGGGAGACCTTCGGCGCCTGGTCGCTGATGCTCCTGGAGGGCGTGAGGACGCTGGACGAGGCGGTCGACGAGGTGCGCGAGGACCGGCGGCAGAAGGAGCAGGAGCGCACGCGCCGGCGCGACCGGGAGAAGCGGGAGCGCGCCCATCTGCGGGCGCTGAACCGGCAGCACCGGGCGTGGGGCCGCGCACGCGGCGGGCGCCCGGTGGACATCGCCGCCCACACGGTGACCGGCTCGGCCACTCCGGCAGCGGCCACGGCGGCGCAGGCCACGGCCGTGGAAGCCGGCGCGGCGGCCGAGCCAGGACAGCCGGCGCAGTCCTCCCGGCCCTCCCGGCCCTCGCTCCAGGCCGTGAAGACTGCCGAGGGCGGCGCAACGGGCACACCTGTCACCGTCGACCTCACCGCCGAGGACGAGACCCAGACGCTCCCCCGGCTCGACTCGCTGGAGCGGAAACTCAAGGATCTGGAGCAGCAGTTCGGCTGA
- a CDS encoding (2Fe-2S)-binding protein codes for MRVNFTVNGRRQEADDVWEGESLLYVLRERLGLPGSKNACEQGECGSCTVRLDGVPVCSCLVAAGQVEGREVVTVEGLADFAKQREEHGGCATGACGTSLQDAQGWTARPSGGAGDSQTGEGTELAPIQQAFIDAGAVQCGFCTPGLLVAADELLERNASPSDADIREALSGNLCRCTGYEKILDAVRLAAARQEEAV; via the coding sequence ATGCGAGTCAATTTCACGGTCAACGGCCGTAGGCAGGAAGCCGACGACGTGTGGGAGGGCGAGAGCCTCCTCTACGTGCTGCGTGAGCGCCTGGGTCTGCCCGGCTCGAAGAACGCCTGCGAGCAGGGCGAATGCGGCTCCTGCACGGTCCGGCTCGACGGGGTGCCGGTGTGCTCCTGCCTGGTCGCCGCAGGACAGGTCGAGGGCCGCGAGGTCGTCACCGTCGAGGGCCTTGCGGACTTCGCCAAGCAGCGCGAGGAGCACGGCGGTTGCGCGACCGGTGCCTGCGGTACGTCGCTCCAGGACGCGCAGGGCTGGACCGCTCGCCCGTCCGGCGGGGCCGGCGACTCCCAGACCGGCGAAGGCACCGAACTCGCCCCGATCCAGCAGGCGTTCATCGACGCCGGCGCCGTGCAGTGCGGCTTCTGCACCCCCGGCCTGCTGGTCGCCGCCGACGAACTCCTCGAGCGCAACGCCTCACCGTCCGACGCGGACATCCGCGAGGCGCTCTCCGGCAACCTCTGCCGCTGCACCGGCTACGAGAAGATCCTCGACGCGGTCCGCCTCGCGGCCGCCAGGCAGGAAGAGGCGGTCTGA
- a CDS encoding (2Fe-2S)-binding protein translates to MTIPAVLPSSRPVAGTSPCTDAYARMSEVFPGLRVQELADGEQAPRGGGWVAAADLAAGGPALDAFLAWDNAQVLRDYGQQARPDVVASFGLHRYAWPACLLITVPWFLDRRVPRIPVEDVSLQRALGRMTVRVRDFACLPGDPAAALPGARVVPDEDALRAEVRDAVAEHIAPVLGGFGPRMRRRGRALWGMATDEIVEGLWYIADLLGEERRAMAELEALLPGTTKPYVGTAGFRELSGPDGRALPTRDRASCCLFYTLRPEDTCVTCPRTCDADRVRRLSAS, encoded by the coding sequence ATGACCATTCCCGCCGTTCTCCCCAGCTCACGGCCCGTCGCCGGCACATCGCCCTGCACGGACGCGTATGCGCGCATGTCGGAGGTTTTTCCCGGGCTGCGTGTGCAGGAACTGGCGGACGGCGAGCAGGCGCCCCGGGGCGGCGGCTGGGTCGCGGCGGCGGACCTGGCGGCCGGCGGCCCGGCCCTCGACGCGTTCCTCGCCTGGGACAACGCGCAGGTGCTGCGGGACTACGGGCAGCAGGCCCGCCCCGACGTGGTGGCCAGCTTCGGACTGCACCGCTACGCCTGGCCGGCCTGTCTGCTCATCACGGTCCCCTGGTTTCTCGACCGCAGGGTGCCGCGCATACCCGTCGAGGACGTCTCCCTCCAGCGTGCCCTCGGCCGGATGACGGTCCGGGTCCGCGACTTCGCCTGCCTGCCCGGCGACCCGGCGGCCGCGCTGCCCGGCGCCCGCGTCGTACCGGACGAGGACGCGCTGCGCGCGGAGGTGCGGGACGCCGTCGCCGAGCACATCGCGCCCGTGCTCGGCGGTTTCGGGCCACGCATGCGCCGCCGCGGCCGCGCCCTGTGGGGCATGGCCACGGACGAGATCGTCGAGGGCCTGTGGTACATCGCGGATCTGCTCGGCGAGGAGCGGCGGGCGATGGCGGAGCTTGAGGCGCTGCTGCCCGGCACGACCAAGCCGTACGTGGGCACGGCGGGCTTCCGCGAGCTCAGCGGGCCCGACGGCCGGGCGCTGCCCACCCGCGACCGGGCGAGCTGCTGCCTCTTCTACACACTGCGCCCCGAGGACACCTGTGTGACCTGTCCGCGCACCTGTGACGCCGACCGCGTGCGCAGGCTCAGCGCCTCGTAG
- a CDS encoding SDR family NAD(P)-dependent oxidoreductase, which translates to MTNTKWAAIDIPDQTGRTAVITGANTGLGFETAAALAERGAHVVLAVRNLDKGKDAADRITARAPGAAVTLQRLDLSSLDSVRTAAAELRTTHERIDLLINNAGVMWTPKSTTADGFELQLGTNHLGHFALTGLLLDRILPVPGSRIVTVSSGAHRFGASIHFDDLQSERRYSRTGAYGQSKLANLLFAYELQRRLAGKGTTLSVAAHPGGSNTELARNASPLVQTLFDRLLVPLMTQDAAHGALPSLRAATDPRVTGGQYYGPDGMGEMRGHPKVVKSNAKSHDTAVQRRLWAVSEELTGVVYPV; encoded by the coding sequence ATGACCAACACCAAGTGGGCCGCCATCGACATCCCCGACCAGACCGGCCGCACCGCCGTCATCACCGGCGCCAACACCGGCCTCGGCTTCGAGACCGCCGCCGCGCTCGCCGAGCGCGGCGCGCACGTCGTCCTCGCCGTGCGCAACCTCGACAAGGGCAAGGACGCCGCCGACCGGATCACCGCCAGGGCCCCCGGCGCCGCCGTCACCCTGCAGCGGCTCGACCTCAGTTCACTCGACTCGGTCCGCACCGCGGCAGCCGAGCTGCGCACCACCCACGAACGCATCGACCTGCTGATCAACAACGCAGGCGTGATGTGGACCCCGAAGTCGACCACGGCGGACGGCTTCGAGCTCCAGCTCGGCACGAACCACCTCGGCCACTTCGCCCTCACCGGCCTGCTCCTCGACCGCATCCTCCCGGTGCCCGGCTCGCGCATCGTCACCGTCAGCAGCGGTGCCCACCGCTTCGGTGCGTCCATCCACTTCGACGACCTGCAGTCCGAGCGCCGCTACAGCAGGACCGGTGCGTACGGGCAGTCCAAGCTCGCCAACCTGCTCTTCGCCTACGAACTCCAGCGCCGGCTCGCCGGGAAGGGCACGACGCTCTCGGTCGCGGCACACCCCGGCGGCTCCAACACCGAACTGGCGCGCAATGCGAGCCCGCTGGTGCAGACACTGTTCGACAGGCTCCTCGTACCGCTGATGACCCAGGACGCCGCGCACGGTGCGCTCCCGTCCCTGCGCGCCGCGACCGACCCGCGGGTGACCGGCGGGCAGTACTACGGCCCCGACGGAATGGGCGAGATGCGCGGCCACCCGAAGGTCGTGAAGTCCAACGCGAAGTCCCACGACACGGCGGTGCAGCGCCGGCTCTGGGCGGTGTCGGAGGAGTTGACCGGCGTCGTCTACCCGGTATGA
- a CDS encoding ATP-binding protein: protein MKTRRQERSGQWHRRVGRADLTAVPEVRRAVRTLVGQWGEPGSAEVAELLVSELVTNALLHTEEGAVVTATVAPARLRVEVRDFTPGLPEPRVAVADDSANGRGLFLVENLADAWGVQAYPAGKVVWFELDGGQT, encoded by the coding sequence ATGAAGACGAGGCGTCAGGAAAGGTCCGGACAATGGCACCGCAGGGTGGGGCGTGCCGATCTCACTGCCGTGCCGGAGGTGAGGAGAGCCGTCCGCACCTTGGTGGGCCAGTGGGGCGAGCCGGGCTCTGCCGAGGTGGCGGAGCTGCTCGTGAGCGAGCTGGTGACCAACGCGCTGCTGCACACCGAGGAGGGCGCCGTGGTGACGGCGACGGTCGCCCCGGCCAGACTCCGCGTCGAGGTGCGGGACTTCACACCGGGGCTGCCCGAGCCGCGGGTGGCGGTGGCCGACGACTCGGCAAACGGCCGCGGGCTCTTCCTCGTGGAGAACCTCGCTGACGCCTGGGGCGTGCAGGCGTATCCGGCGGGCAAGGTGGTCTGGTTCGAGCTGGACGGCGGGCAGACCTGA
- a CDS encoding pyruvate dehydrogenase encodes MAKQNVAEQFVDILVRAGVQRLYGVVGDSLNPVVDAVRRRAGIEWIHVRHEETAAFAAGAEAQITGRLAACAGSCGPGNLHLINGLYDAHRSMAPVLALASHIPSSEIGLGYFQETHPDQLFRECSHYSELISSPRQMPRLLQTAIQHAIGRSGVSVVSLPGDIASQQAPEKTVEHALVTTRPSVRPGDAEIDALARMIDEAERITLFCGSGTAGAHAEVMQFAERIKSPVGHALRGKEWIQYENPYDVGMSGLLGYGAAYEATHDCDLLILLGTDFPYNAFLPDDVKIAQVDVRPEHLGRRSKLDLAVWGDVRETLRCLTPRVRIRSDRRFLDKMLKKHADALEGVIRAYTRKVDKHVPIHPEYVAAVLDELADDNAVFTVDTGMCNVWAARYISPNGSRRIIGSFTHGSMANALPQAIGAQFTDRDRQVVSMSGDGGFAMLMGDFLTLVQYDLPVKIVLFNNSSLGMVELEMLVAGLPSYGTTNRNPDFSAIARAAGAFGVRVEKPKQLAGALKDAFAHKGPALVDVVTDPNALSIPPRISAEMVTGFALSASKIVLDGGVGRMVQMARSNLRNVPRP; translated from the coding sequence ATGGCCAAGCAGAACGTCGCAGAACAGTTCGTCGACATCCTCGTCCGCGCGGGCGTGCAGCGGCTGTACGGAGTCGTCGGCGACAGCCTCAACCCCGTGGTCGACGCCGTCCGCCGCCGCGCCGGCATCGAGTGGATCCACGTCCGCCACGAAGAGACCGCCGCCTTCGCCGCCGGGGCGGAAGCGCAGATCACCGGGCGGCTCGCCGCCTGCGCCGGCTCCTGCGGCCCCGGCAACCTGCACCTCATCAACGGCCTCTACGACGCCCACCGCTCGATGGCCCCGGTCCTCGCGCTCGCCTCCCACATCCCGTCGTCCGAGATCGGCCTCGGCTACTTCCAGGAGACCCACCCGGACCAGCTCTTCCGCGAGTGCAGCCACTACAGCGAGCTGATCTCCAGCCCGCGCCAGATGCCCCGGCTGCTCCAGACGGCGATCCAGCACGCGATCGGCCGCAGCGGCGTCAGCGTGGTCTCCCTCCCCGGCGACATCGCCTCGCAGCAGGCACCCGAGAAGACCGTCGAGCACGCCCTCGTCACCACCCGCCCCAGCGTCCGCCCCGGCGACGCGGAGATCGACGCCCTCGCCCGGATGATCGACGAGGCGGAACGCATCACCCTCTTCTGCGGCAGCGGAACGGCCGGTGCTCATGCCGAGGTCATGCAGTTCGCGGAGCGCATCAAGTCACCCGTCGGCCATGCGCTTCGCGGCAAGGAGTGGATTCAGTACGAGAATCCCTACGACGTCGGTATGAGCGGCCTCCTCGGCTACGGTGCCGCGTACGAGGCGACGCACGACTGCGACCTGCTGATCCTGCTCGGCACCGACTTCCCGTACAACGCCTTCCTCCCCGACGACGTCAAGATCGCCCAGGTCGATGTGCGGCCCGAACACCTCGGCCGCCGCTCCAAGCTCGACCTCGCCGTCTGGGGCGATGTGCGCGAGACGCTGCGCTGCCTCACCCCCCGGGTGCGGATCCGCAGCGACCGCCGTTTCCTCGACAAGATGCTGAAGAAGCACGCCGACGCCCTGGAAGGCGTCATCAGGGCCTACACCCGCAAGGTCGACAAGCACGTCCCGATCCACCCGGAGTACGTCGCCGCAGTCCTCGACGAACTCGCCGACGACAACGCCGTGTTCACCGTCGACACCGGGATGTGCAACGTGTGGGCCGCCCGCTACATCTCGCCGAACGGCAGCCGGCGGATCATCGGCTCGTTCACCCACGGTTCGATGGCGAACGCCCTTCCCCAGGCCATCGGAGCGCAGTTCACCGACCGCGACCGGCAGGTCGTGTCGATGTCCGGCGACGGCGGGTTCGCCATGCTGATGGGCGACTTCCTCACCCTCGTCCAGTACGACCTTCCGGTGAAGATCGTCCTCTTCAACAACTCCTCGCTGGGCATGGTCGAGCTGGAGATGCTGGTCGCGGGCCTGCCGTCGTACGGGACGACGAACCGCAACCCGGACTTCTCGGCGATCGCACGGGCAGCGGGCGCCTTCGGCGTGCGCGTGGAGAAGCCGAAGCAGCTCGCGGGAGCGCTGAAGGACGCCTTCGCCCACAAGGGCCCGGCGCTCGTGGACGTGGTCACCGATCCCAACGCCCTCTCGATCCCGCCGCGAATCAGCGCCGAGATGGTGACCGGGTTCGCGCTCTCGGCCAGCAAGATCGTGCTGGACGGGGGCGTCGGGCGGATGGTCCAGATGGCCCGTTCGAATCTGCGGAACGTGCCACGTCCGTAA
- a CDS encoding GntR family transcriptional regulator: MEQGRAREAAAARPYAFSYGTEAEARIPEQASRAVEPARGEHTHSEPPPPGSPAPRAAVQRHSVRGQILRSLRTALVSGELRPGEVYSAPVLGERFGVSATPVREAMQQLALEGAVEVVPNRGFRVVERCARQLADLAEVRALIEVPVMLRLARTVPAARWDELRPLADATAAAAATGDRARYAESDRAFHRAVLSLAGNEQLVAVADDLHRRAQWPLTSAPALRRADLVADAAEHSALLEALVAQDLPVVQALVREHFTGADR, translated from the coding sequence GTGGAGCAGGGCAGAGCGCGCGAGGCCGCCGCGGCGCGCCCGTACGCGTTCTCGTACGGGACCGAGGCGGAGGCGCGCATACCGGAACAGGCGAGCCGGGCCGTCGAACCGGCCCGGGGCGAGCACACGCACAGCGAGCCGCCCCCGCCCGGCTCGCCCGCTCCCCGTGCCGCCGTCCAGCGCCACTCGGTCCGCGGCCAGATCCTCCGATCCCTGCGCACGGCCCTGGTCAGCGGGGAACTTCGCCCCGGCGAGGTCTACTCCGCCCCGGTGCTCGGCGAACGCTTCGGCGTGTCGGCGACCCCCGTGCGCGAGGCGATGCAGCAGCTCGCTCTCGAAGGCGCCGTGGAGGTCGTCCCGAACCGCGGCTTCCGCGTCGTCGAGCGCTGCGCACGCCAACTGGCCGACCTCGCCGAGGTGCGGGCCCTCATCGAGGTCCCGGTCATGCTCCGGCTCGCCCGCACCGTGCCCGCCGCCCGGTGGGACGAGCTGCGCCCTCTCGCCGACGCCACCGCCGCGGCCGCGGCGACCGGCGACCGCGCCCGCTACGCCGAGTCCGACCGCGCCTTCCACCGCGCGGTCCTCTCCCTCGCCGGCAACGAGCAGCTCGTCGCTGTCGCCGACGATCTCCACCGCCGCGCCCAATGGCCCCTCACCAGCGCCCCGGCCCTGCGCCGCGCCGACCTCGTCGCCGACGCCGCCGAGCACTCGGCGCTGCTGGAGGCCCTGGTCGCGCAGGACCTCCCGGTGGTGCAGGCACTGGTGCGGGAGCACTTCACGGGGGCGGACCGCTGA
- a CDS encoding PucR family transcriptional regulator, producing the protein MRLRALLETDALGLRLLGGDDELDRTVRGVMTTDLRDPSRYLSGGELVLTGLAWRHSAEDSEPFVRILASAGVVGLAAGEAELGNVPDDLVVACARHRLPLFAVNESVAFATITEHVVRQVSGERAGDLAAVVDRHRRLMTSGPAGGGPEVVLDLLGSDLDLHAWVLSPTGRQIAGAGDPLTAEVSAALAGEHLAATRTGRRGPHRATAGGTAYSLFPIRNTGRGAAPAARDVRETVLSDWLLAVEADASDWPAARLDLLQGVTQLIAVERDRREAARTVRRRLAQEVLELVQSGAAPAEIAARLRVAAPVLLPGLGTAPHWQVVVARVEWEQEGGGAPVDAGPVSQSLLEEILVDPASTGSESADRIAVAHTGDEAIALVPLPGLSITADADLLDSPPTDTSDIGLHADALLAAVHDPLSAGLDGDGRLTLGVSAAVHSAEGLRGALEEARHARRVAAARPGRVCAAGHHELASHVLLLPFVPDDVRRAFTARLLDPLRDYDRRHRAELIPTLEAFLDCDGSWTRCATRLHLHVNTLRYRVGRIEQLTGRDLSRLEDKLDFFLALRMS; encoded by the coding sequence ATGCGGCTGCGCGCACTGCTGGAGACCGATGCGCTGGGACTGCGGCTGCTCGGCGGCGACGACGAGCTGGACCGCACCGTCCGTGGCGTGATGACGACCGACCTGCGGGACCCGAGCCGCTATCTCTCGGGCGGCGAGCTGGTCCTCACCGGTCTCGCCTGGCGTCACTCCGCCGAGGATTCCGAGCCCTTTGTCCGTATTCTCGCAAGCGCGGGCGTCGTCGGGCTCGCCGCGGGTGAAGCGGAGCTGGGCAATGTCCCGGACGACCTCGTCGTGGCGTGTGCACGCCACCGACTGCCGCTGTTCGCCGTCAACGAGTCCGTCGCGTTCGCGACGATCACCGAGCATGTCGTACGGCAGGTGTCCGGCGAGCGGGCCGGGGACCTGGCCGCCGTCGTGGACCGGCACCGCCGGCTGATGACCTCGGGCCCGGCGGGCGGCGGACCGGAGGTGGTCCTCGACCTGCTCGGCTCCGACCTGGACCTCCACGCCTGGGTGCTCTCCCCCACCGGCCGCCAGATCGCGGGCGCGGGCGACCCGCTGACCGCCGAGGTGAGCGCCGCGCTCGCCGGCGAGCACCTGGCCGCGACCCGCACGGGGCGGCGCGGTCCGCACCGGGCGACCGCCGGCGGTACGGCGTATTCGCTCTTCCCGATCCGCAACACCGGCCGCGGCGCGGCGCCCGCGGCGCGCGACGTGCGCGAGACCGTGCTCTCCGACTGGCTGCTCGCGGTCGAGGCCGACGCATCGGACTGGCCTGCCGCCCGGCTGGACCTGCTCCAGGGCGTCACCCAGCTGATCGCCGTCGAGCGGGACCGCCGCGAGGCGGCCCGTACGGTACGGCGCCGGCTCGCCCAGGAGGTCCTGGAGCTCGTCCAGAGCGGCGCCGCGCCCGCCGAGATCGCCGCCAGGCTGCGGGTCGCCGCGCCCGTGCTGCTGCCGGGCCTCGGGACCGCGCCGCACTGGCAGGTCGTCGTCGCACGCGTCGAGTGGGAGCAGGAGGGCGGCGGGGCCCCGGTCGACGCGGGGCCCGTCAGCCAGTCGCTGCTGGAGGAGATCCTGGTCGACCCGGCTTCGACGGGCTCGGAATCCGCCGACCGCATCGCCGTGGCGCACACCGGTGACGAGGCGATCGCGCTCGTACCGCTCCCCGGGCTGAGCATCACCGCCGACGCCGATCTGCTCGACAGCCCTCCCACCGATACGTCCGACATCGGGCTGCACGCGGACGCCCTGCTCGCCGCCGTCCACGACCCGCTGTCCGCGGGGCTCGACGGCGACGGCAGGCTCACCCTCGGTGTCAGTGCCGCGGTCCACTCGGCGGAGGGCCTGCGCGGCGCGCTGGAGGAGGCCCGCCACGCCCGCCGTGTCGCCGCCGCCCGCCCCGGCCGGGTGTGCGCGGCGGGCCACCACGAGCTGGCCTCGCACGTGCTGCTGCTGCCGTTCGTCCCCGACGACGTCCGCCGCGCCTTCACGGCCCGGCTGCTGGATCCGCTGCGGGACTACGACCGGCGCCACCGCGCCGAGCTGATCCCGACCCTGGAGGCGTTCCTGGACTGCGACGGTTCGTGGACGCGGTGCGCGACCCGGCTGCATCTGCATGTGAACACGCTGCGCTACCGCGTCGGGCGGATCGAGCAGCTGACGGGGCGTGATCTGTCGCGGCTGGAGGACAAGCTGGACTTCTTCCTCGCGCTGCGGATGAGCTGA